The sequence AGCTGAGGAGGTGCTTTCTACGCATGCTTTCGTCAATATTTGGTGCAGACACCAAAATTAGTgctattttgaaattttgaaattttgaatttccaaTTGACGTAACTTTATGTGATTGAagattttgtgggatttttttttttttaaaattaatttatttattatggttttattattttccttattGATGTACTCTTGAAAGTCAATTTAAAAAGGCTCCACTAAATATAGAAGACAGATTATTGAGACGTAAAATATTATGTTGGAATGATGGGTGCTGGTTCCTAGGTTTTCACTTTCCATGCTTAGTGCTGATTCCAAGCAAACTGTAGTTATTGAACCTGTCCTGCATCAAATTTAGTATCAAAGCAAACCCAGATCCAGTCCACAATATTGAGTCCCTGCCAAAACCACCCCTCATTGATTCCCATTTACCAACAACCATCAAAACCCTTCAATCACCGCAATGACCCAAGCTGTCCACCCCACTGAGCCCATATAATCAAAAGACCATGAGCCCAACCACAAAAAAATCCCATTGTTGCGGTTGTATACCATCACACCACCAACATTCCTGTGAAGCCCGTCAATCAATCCACCAGAACTGTCTATAACATTGCCTTTTTACCTGACACTGGCACCCTAATCGCAGATCACAAACCCTCATGCACCTGCAAGTAGAGCTTCCTGGCATTCTAAAGAGCTACAACCAGATCCAAAAAACCTCCCATCTGACGTGCATAAACTAAATACATACCCAACTACCCTAGCCTCTTCCATAGAACTTAACGGCCATTGTCCCGAGTCCCCACTTGCTGTAGACAATCCTTTCATCCTTCACTCACCATTGTCGTGTCGCCACAATTGTAGCACATTGGCATTGCCACCAAACATCACAGTGCTAGCACCAAAGTTTCAATTTGAGACCACCTCAAGTCATTGTCGTGTGCCTCTCCAGTTCATCTCCTGGAACTGAACTGAAGATGCCATTTGTGAACTCCATTTACAGTCAAATACTGAAATCTAATTTGGTTCTAGGCCTTTTGATCTATTGTCTGTCTGTGCCCATgtaatgtggtttttttttttttttttttcaaaagaagatTTTTTAGCATATAGGTCAGACCACTGATCAACTCATTATTTACTAAGCGGGCCAGCATCTTAGCCCTGCCCACGTGTCACAACGACTGGTCTGATGTCCTTTGTGTTTGAAGAGTTCATGTAGCCACGGTCTAGCAGCCCAATTGCACAAGTTCAATTCCACACATTTCACAGCCTGGATCAGATTTCTCCCTTCTCTTTTTGAACTAAATAGACATTtaaatatcatcattattttctttacttGATTAATTCCACcaaaagtttattattttatttccttttacaATTGCTTGTTAGTTAGCTGCTGGtttgtttaacaatttttcCTTGATTACCCGTAattaaaaaagaacagaaaatgATCAATTGTCATTACTTTTTCCTTGTTGGGTGCTGATTCCTAGGGCTGgcctttattttctattcaattGTTTTCCCAAAATTCTTATTCTATCCCCCCTTCCTATCCCCTTTTGAGCCTGTCCTGCATCAgcattctaatttgaacccattaTTCCAATAACGCTCAACACAGCAAGCTTTTGAACCTAAATTTTAGGGGTTAACTATGTAAACCCTGATTCGGAGTATTATCAAGTGTCATATTGCAGGGGATAGGGCTTGTTTATCAACTGATATTTggaaattttatatcaaaactaAGTCATATTTCTATACCATCTTTAagttccaaaaataaattattatgctCTTTTCCCCAGATTATACGGGTTATAGAGTACAAGAGTATGAgcttatatatgtatatttgtattctttctcttttctcttgttACCTGTGCTAGAGATTGACATGCCAAGGAAGTAAAAATTGAGTGTAGTTCTTGATAGAGTTGATTTTATAGGAGTTAAGTACCTATCAAGGATCTTAGAATCTCTTTatcttcaattaaaatttatctaGAATAAGCAGTAAGAGCTTATAGTGTTGTATAAATGGCTATTATTTGCTTGCTAATTCCTGTGCTTAATGAGCATAAGCCTTTATTATGAGCATTGCATTTGTGaccatataattaataaattgcaataaaatgTTCGCCAATTTTACTATTATGATTTGGTAGCTTGTAAAAAGTGCAGATGCTCTCATCTGCTTGCTGAAATTATGAATGCTGTGTATGTTTTTGACAGGTGAAAAATATCTCTATGGAGATACTAGACTTCTATGAAAACCACAGAATGATCACAGATGATAGAATCATTGCTGCTTTCAGCAAGCTAAATTTGAAGCAGTAAATGGTATGGTAGCTCTTCTTCCTGCAGGAAAATGGATTTAGCTTTATTATGACCAACATAGAGTCATTGATATATCTCAAAAGAAGTCAATGCTATTGGTCTTTATGGTACTACAAAGCCATCATCGTGATCTGTGCAAAGCAAAGATGGTTAGCTTGCTGCACTTGTCATTAAAGGGGAGAAAGCTGTAGAGGAGGCAAGATCTGTAAAATCACCATGTTTTATAAAAATGCTTAATGTAGCGTAGTTCACATAAGAAAGCTAGTTGATCAATCAGTCTAGCTGCTTGTAGCATTTTTATGTATGCAAACATGTACCTGATTTTCTGTCAATTGGATTTATGTAATGTAAACGTTAGAAGCAGTTAACTTGATTTGTATGTCTGTAATGTCGTGAAAATTAATggtcccccccaccccccaatcATATAAATAATGGTAGATCTTACGATGAATTTAGAGCCCGTTTGAATGGAGGGAGTGGAAGGGAATAGAGTAAAGTAAAGTTGGTTAAAACTAAGCTAATTTTGGGTTAAAtttaaatctactctactctcctttTCTTGCCTTCAATTCAAACAGACCTTTAAAGAGTTTGACCCACTATTATATGAAATGAGGGAGTATCACATTGCTATACTtccaaaatactaaaataattaCTCATTTATTTGGATGAATCTAAGGCAAAAGACATAAACTCAGCTGAAAGTGTTTATCATGTAGAATGCCTAATAGCTCGTTTGGTTGGAGATTTTTAATATCGTAatgaaaattgtggtttaaaaagtgttgtgaaaacaCGTTTATAGTAATCATAAAgcaaaaaatatgtttggtactatgtttcaaataacatgttttactgtataaaaaaacataattatatgtttggtatgtgtgtgttttttttttaaaattttttttttttattttaattaaagctGATAAATGGCCTCTCTAGTTGGAATTGAAAAAGGAAGCTTTATGTGTTGTTTAATTAAGCGGcctttatgttttttaaaatatttacaaaagtgtTATTGAGCAACGTTATTTGAAATATGAAAACTGGTAagagaagttttctaaatttagtgtttaaacacccTAAAATGAGCAACGTAACtcaaaacttctaaaaaaatactCTTACCAAatgcattttgttttgtttcttttttttataatttttagaaccataatttttagtgtttaaacattgaaaactgttgtttgaAATCACATACCAAATAGGCCCTAAACTTTGGCAAACCACAAATTTTTAATTGCATTTTCTAAAATGAGGTATTCACAAGTATATGCTAGAAAAAATAGATTAAGACCATTTTCACTTGAAAAATGAGTTTTGCCATCATTAATTGTCACTTGATCCAGAGGTGTTGAGCAAATGAGCTGATGATTTCTGAATCTAATTGTCGTAGTCATTCCCATTGCTCAAAGAACTAAACATTGGCTTGGTTTGGGGAAATTATTTTCGTCAACATATTGGGTAGCCAACCCAACTGATTCAACGTTGAAACTTGGGAAGAATCTTTGTTGGAATCTTAGAATTCATGATCAGTTTAAAATATTGCTTTGGAGACTCAATTAATTTGGAGACTCACAAACAATGTCTTGCCTAACAGAATTAGaatgtcaaaatttaaaatgcCCATTAAAGTCAGCAAGAAGATGAGACTAGCATCCACTTGTTTTCTCCATTGCCCCATTGCCAAGGCAGCTTGGTTTGGCCCATGTTGGAGCATCATATAAAGGAAATCCAAGCCTATTCATGCTTAGAGCTGGTCAAAATCATTGTAGATCCCCCATCTATAATTCTAAATGATTAAATACATCGTGATAATTTTTCTTAGCTTATTGATGGTTGTTTTCTCATAGTTTTTCTATAATCCTAATTCAACCGAGTCTGACATCCTTGTGAGTCCAATccatgtattattattattattattattataattattttcctttttgcaATGCCCAAGCCCAAGTTTCCCATTGGAGAAATTGAGGGAttgtggtttggagggtatgaGTCAGTTTCTCTTGGATATTTTGCATGAGCCTGTCCGTATGTGTTAAAAAGTGGGCTAGGGACACTGACAACATCTTAGGCCCATGGAAGAAGTTTAGTATCATTTTCATCACAAAAGAGGTTTTATGCTCGTGTTGTTTATGGTTGAATCTCCTGAACAAATTCTTTTTGACTTTAAAACATAGTTGACTCATTGGCTAACTCTAGCTTGTAGCCCTCACTTAAGTGAGCATCCCAAGAGTTTAAAATGGCTAAGAAAAGGTAGCCAATGACTACTTTTAGTGACAcattaaattcttaatttttaccCTATGTTTCAAAATGGTCCTTATCTTTTGAAATGTTTCATTTTAGTCTCTATACTTTGAAGTTTGTGTCAAAAAGGTTATTGGAGATAACTATCACTTTAATTTTCTCTATCTCCAACTAACATAAAAGAAGCTAACAAAGTATTTAAATAACCAATTTCTTCCCTTCTTTGCTACTATCAAAATCCCTAGGATTTTGCTAAACAATCTCAACTCaaaatcatagaaaaaaaaaaaaattaagggtggGGTCTTTTTGACACAAATAAgtataaagactaaaatgaatCATTTCAAAGGTTAGACACCATTTTAAAAATTGGGGTAAAGGTTAAAATATGTTTACTTTACATATTTATTGTATGGAACCACTCACTTTGAATACATTTTGTTACATTACACCACAATGCTTTATATCTTAACGGTAGAAGTAACTTAATCTCTTTTTCCATAAATCATCACAAATCCCATTACTTGGTTgttaataatactaataataaagCAAACTAAAGAGCATTAGATCACTATTTTCCTATCCTGCATTGAGAAAGTCCCACAGGTCTATGTCAAAACTGGAGTCACCCCAAAAGTTTATGCCATCATCGTCACAAGCGTCCCCCACTATTACCTCTGGTATTATTTTCTCAGCCCAAAGGTTTGGCTTGGGCTCCGACTCTAAACCACAACTTAGGGAGACTGGTAGTCTCTCATCACCTTTCTCGCCCTTTAACAAGTTTTCCCaccaatttattttgttctctgaGGGCTTTAATGTTGGAGATACATTTTTGACATTTTCGTTCAGTTGTAACCTTTCTGCAATTATAGGTTTCCCACCTGccaatgttaaattttttgacaagGTTCTgggttgtggttttattacatTCACTTTCACTATATCTTGTGCCTTTTCTTCCGCATCGTTTGTACGGGAAATTACCTTCTTGCGGCGCAGGTGTGTATTCCAATAATTCTTCACATCATTAGCTGTTCTACCTGGAAGTCGACCAGCAATAAGTGACCACCTACACGAATAGAGAATATATAAAtgtgtttaaataatttattaattaatctgTTTACTAAAGAAGGCCATATTAGCATGCAAAAACTGTTGGGTCCATAGGACTAGGTTGGCAAACTACGATGAAATGTAACATTTTATAAGATTTTCAGTGTGTCTTGAGTGTGTTTGAAATCAATTTCGAGTCCAATGCAAGTtataagttcaagtccaaggAGAATTAACTATTTGGAAATCTCAACTCCATCTTGATCCCTACTCAACGTTTCAAGAATTAATAATCTTGACACATCAAGATAGATTTTTGACCTATAGAGAATTGTGATAGAATTCATTTTTCAGGCCCAGCCCATCGTTCaagcttttagggttttgtgCAACCCTATAGGATGTGATTACATACTTTAGAGAGATGTGCTTTTGCATCTAGGGTTTGTTTGTATGGAGTTCTCTTAAAGCATCGACCCAAAGATCCAAGTTCAAGTTTCTGAATATCTGATGATCAAGGAGAAATTGCTGCAATTAGATTACAACTAAGTTACTGAAGATCAAATCATAATATGGGTATTTGAAGTTGTGAGCAATAGATTTATATTCAATGGAGTTCACTAGTCAAAGAATTTGTGAATTTGGAGCTACGTATGATCACCCTAGCATTGGTTAGCCCCAAACATTGGTTGGATGATGGAGACAATAAAGCTAAATGAGAGGAATGGAAAGCTCTGAACAGTGGTTGGAGAATGAAAACAAGAGAAGTAGTAGGGATTCAGCCTAACTGCCTAGCTACTTCCACAATGGAAAGCTCCATATAGTTGCCTCATACTATTATAAACTATATGTTAGAATaaattcatctctctctctctctctctctctctatatatatatatatatatagctagtattataaaaaaaacaattatctaGGAATAGTAATAgcctaatatttttttccagTTAATATATATCTTGATAGTAAAATAATGTATCTATTGAATATTCATAGCAATCTATCATATAATATGATCTAAATACTAGGAAGATCTTGGACGTTGGATTTTAGTACATTTCATAATTGATTTACTTGAACTACCACTggtatagattaaaaaaaaaaaaaaaaaaaatcatagtagAAGTCATAGCATATGTAACATATCATTAACTAATCTATCTTtaaatggatatatatatatatatatatcatgacaatcactcttttttatttttatttttattttttatagatagATAAATCATGAAGAAATAGGAGATGAAGTTGGAACTATAAACATGAAACACGATAAAAGATATTATTACTATTGagctattactttttttttttttttggtaaacccATTTGACATGGAAACTAAATAATACATCTGTTTTGAATTAAGGTTATTAAAAGTTGATACAAGTGGTGATGTATAAAGGTAAACATATTTGGagaacattgaaaaaaaataaaattggtgaaGTTATTCACTACACATGACATGCATCAAATGGAGTAAAATGGTGggtttcaattagctcaactggtaaagtctctgatggttgtataagagatctgggattCAATCCTCgtttataccaaaaactgattggtgtcttagtctaataataaagagttattattaggagtggacgccataggttgaaactctctaaaaaaaaaaaaaggcgtaaAATGCATGGGTCGTCATTcaaggaaataaatttaatttataaactcCATGTTACAAAgtgaaaagaaataataataatataataatatttaacagtTAACTTTAAATTATTTAGTGTTAGGGACAATTATTATATGTTGGTAAACTGTATCCAAACGTGTTAAATGTGTATTGAGTTGTAAGTCTTTGGTGTTTTAGAAGTTGTAATTGAACAATACCTAGAAGGGATGAAGAATTTTCAAGAATGTGCTGCCTCGATTGTAAGCCCGATTATATACGGACAACTCAATTGCAAGTTgctactaattctaatttgggcccaataatgatattatttttttactcattaaCAACATCTTTTtacataagatttattgtaaaaatgttgtgaacgtagTATTACTCTAAAATTAATTCTGCcccccaaacataatccttaatcccttttataaaattaaaaagaaaaagtttaaataacaacaataaatattagcccaaataacaacaaatctaaaccaaacaaaaacaagacaagaCCAAACAACAAGAAGTGATCaaattattcagcaaaaaacctattacaaaataaaaagaaaaaaatcgctaaatattcaaatttgtaGCTCGTTCaacctattcaataaaaataatttctaatttcatttttccctaaaaaatggtatcaagaaaaatattgtagttgtCAGTTCTCcttgatgatgatgacaattatattctttttggcTTTGCAGTTGCAACAATTTTGCTCTCCTTCGCGACTCGACTCGCAGTTGTAGCAAATATTCAAGTTATcgctttattagattttgtataatttaaatttcttaatgattatcctaaaaaaaattcctaacaCTGCCACTAAGTAAGTTTGAAAAAAGTTTGACACCAACCTTAATACCTCTTGACCAATGGAGAATCGCAAATTCAGATTTTATTGAAGGACTTTTCATTTTACTAGTGTGGGTGGCACGTGCTACCTCTTGGGTGAGAAAAttaagattgaatttttatttgaaaaagtatgaaattatataaataaaaaatgtatgcCATACAAAGTTAATCTTATTCCTATAAGAATTTTAATACCTATTTGCTATTGGCAATATCCATTCATTAAAAACTTTTAACAATGATAGTGAgtatcatcatcttccaacaataagcAACTAAGTTTTGCTAAAACTTTgtcataatatttaaattttcgcaATATATGATTCCTTATGTGACAATCAAAACTCTTCATCAAATACCCTCAACCatacacaatcaaaattttgtcattcttactttcttctttatcattctaCAAGAGTCTAAGTGCAATCTTTAgcttaattagtttttaatgaacaccTGTTTTaggcaagaaaagaaaagaaaaaaaaaaaagataacaaaaggcatGTGTCATCGAATAGAAAAATCAATGTTCTCTAAGTAACAAATAAAACATCTTATATTACCATTCCAACTTTCTAAGCATTGCTgccatctaaaactcaaaacatgtgaagaaaatttttgggatgttaaaatttagtgggattattttttagacattacacaatggaatattttaagaatcataaacTTTCATTAGGTTTTAAttgagagaataacaatatgatatatttactcttttccaaaatattaaaggggaaattgcttgattttaaattttaaggagGAATTGTGAACTATCCCAGACATAAAGAATGAAAAGTGTTTTaatcctaagtttttgtttttcgttttttgattttgattttgacttttttttttggtgtgtgtgtgtttaaactatgtgtttttacttaaaatggtgcataaatatatacacaaaaaaagtacaaaaattcaaCCCATGAAAACTATACATCAAACAGTGAATTTTGACTCaacaaaaattgactaataaaaaaacaattctagaaacacaaagaatggcacaacattttcataatacctttataactttgttatattttagtttgaattgtaaaaaattgacactttaatagttgtgaaaatattgtgacaacaacaaaatgtcTTAACATTTCACAAGAGAAAtattatgttcacaacattttcatcataaatcataagtagtaggttattacgggttgttattggtggacaaaaaaataatttcattggtaagtttaaattagaataagAATTAcgaaaatttgttatgaaaaatgttgtggacgtagccctttttttcacaatacctttatttttagttgtagttAGTTccagtatgatattttattattttactttgacATATAAGGAATTaacaacaattgtgaaaatattttgacaatttaatatatatatttatatttatat is a genomic window of Quercus lobata isolate SW786 chromosome 2, ValleyOak3.0 Primary Assembly, whole genome shotgun sequence containing:
- the LOC115967548 gene encoding transcription factor MYB113-like, whose translation is MGPLEAEAEALEESLLFAWDVGVLDVLFECDSKVICDFVTRCNDPPLVTGNLSDGSFGVRKGAWTEEEDILLRQCIEKFGEGRWHQVPLRAGLNRCRKSCRLRWLNYLKPNIKRGNFAEDEVDLLLRLHKLLGNRWSLIAGRLPGRTANDVKNYWNTHLRRKKVISRTNDAEEKAQDIVKVNVIKPQPRTLSKNLTLAGGKPIIAERLQLNENVKNVSPTLKPSENKINWWENLLKGEKGDERLPVSLSCGLESEPKPNLWAEKIIPEVIVGDACDDDGINFWGDSSFDIDLWDFLNAG